The Camelina sativa cultivar DH55 chromosome 18, Cs, whole genome shotgun sequence DNA window tttcatacttaTCTCTTATCATTATCACAAAGAAAGAGAACGGTATAACGATAAAGAGAACTGTTAACTCTCGAATTTTGATCTTAGTTAAATCTACAACGACAAAAAGTAGACGTATCTCTCAAATTGATAGTTTAACTgctataaattttacatatatatattttttgtttcttgatttaatcCATGTTCTTGAAGATGAAATGAGAATCCATAATTCCTAACAGCTTCCGATTAAATCTTAACTACGTAAACTTTGTTATGTTCATCCTTCAATATATAAAATCGATGGTAAAGAAAGTCTTTTCTTAGATGTACTACTAGAGGATAGTGGACGGGCACTTTAAAAGGCATTAGGACATGCACAATATGGTGTTTATTTCGGAGAGAACTTTTATGTAATATGCTGGATTTGTTCAACAAATTAGGACATTTGAATACCAAATACGTAGTGAAACATGTCAGGTAAAATCACTCTTATATATATTGTCCATTTCCGATTATAGTTTCTTTTATTAGGCCATCAGTCTCGATTTTATAACCATTCCAAATCCATTGTACCAGCCTACCAGGCAAATTCCTCACTTGAACTATCAGTGCATATGTGtagtactactatatattactaatattcATGAATCTATATAATTTGAAATACTGATTTACTATGTTAGTAtattttagatgatttttttttgtttttgttaaagaatAATTTGATATCAACAATTACTTTCGAGagtatcaaaacaaaattggataacttaaatttaaagctacttttgagtttttagttttgagttttgataatcataatatttaaaatttttatttgtatttctaattcctaataaataatttactaaaatGTCAACTACTTaacatttactttcaaattttgttttaaataattttccgatcatataagaaaaatacttaattCATTTCAGctcaacaaataaaataaagaaactaagcACACTGAACACATACAAATTTTCTTTGGCAAACAAGTGTACTCATAAGCTACCGTTTAaaaattatactccctccgtttcaaaatataagatattttagagaagttttttgtttcacaatatatgatgttttcaggtttctatgcaacttttagattagtttagtattttatattatgcagtattgattttgattggttgaacttgttaaaagtaaagacttcttaatctgcgtgctttagttaaacatcttatattttgaaacaaagagaGTATAATACAAAAAGGAAAGTTTATGAAATTTGTCTTTCagtgtttacaaaagaagtcgtaaatttacatataagaCACCATCTTAAACttgtaaaacaaagaataaaaaaaaaaaaagtgatatatTCGAAATTTCTTGAAAAGTTATGAAACTTTTTCTTGAAAATGTAATGATTAAAATACTAGTTTTCCATTTACATGATTGAGatgatatttttctattataaaaaaatcaggAAATGGTGTGATATGTGGAGAAGATAGTTTTGTCTTTCATATGTGCCATGAGAGGCGAGCAGTTCTTTGTCTGTAAGCTCGTAGAGAGACATATGCACAACGTCGTTCTCAGTCCCACTCTATGTCACTCTTTACAGATCCCAAACTCTTTGATTCTTTTATTCTTTCCTCTACTTTACAACACAACATGTACAACACCAACAAGGCAACAATAATGTTACAACGTCACAAATTTACAATCACAACAATAATAGCTAGATTTCACGGTTCCTGTTTTGATAGTACTACTACTGTAATACACACCAAGTTCTAGAAACATGCGTTGCATGAGATAAGGTTTATGGTTTATTTTGGTACTGAATCGAATAGAATTAGATTAACCAGAGCTAAACCGGACCAGAACCTAGTTATAAACTTGTAATGCAAATGAGACAAAAGGGTCACATTGACgttacctttaaaaaaaaagggttaacGAAACTGTTAAACTAAAAGAAgaatacaaagagaaaaaagaaagcttCGTAGTTTCTGTCTAATAATCAGTTAACGATAATcagaagacgatgaagatgtTAGATCAGGATCATCGAACATAAACCTTTTCCGAGCTGCATCGTTGCTAATCTCCGGCTGCTCTCTTCTACCAAATGAATCATCGTTTATGTAATTTACGTCCATTTTCGTgttcatgtcttcttcttcctcttcttcttcgtcttcttcttcttcttcgtattcAACATCACTATGTAAGCTAAACTCACCCCTACCTACTAATTTACTTGATTCACCGGCGTCATCAAAATCATCCATCGGAGCCAtgacctcatcatcatcatagtcTTTATACTGAAACGATCTCCCTGAGCTGCTAGCTTCCCCGTCATCATCCTGCAGTTCAGGCGTCTCGATCCAATCGTCTTCGTTATCAGGAAGAGTGGTTCTGGCGGTTACAGCAACTTCCTTAGCCAGACGTCCTCCTACTACTTCATTAGATATACCTAGCGTTCCTTTCGTCGGTCTCTTCCGGCCTTTGGTGCTGCTACGCCGTCCATTCTTTTTACTCCGTGGTTGAGCTCTCGGTCTCAACATAGTTTCTCCATTTGTGTTTGCTGCACCTCGTGGCGGTCTACTAGAAGAAACTGAAACTGCCGGTTTCTTGCCATTTCCACCACTGCCACGGGAACGAGGCCGGCCACGTCCTCGTGCTGGTCGACCTCCTCTCCCAGAGCTCGACACACCACCTACACCAGGATCTATCCAGTTATCTTCTTGCGTGTAACCACCTTGCACCGGAGTCTCCATCACGTCCTTTTCTGGAACGTTTCTCAGAAGATTTGTCTCCAATCCCttgtaaaacaagaaaactttCAGTGTGTGAATAACGAAAATATCAGCATTCGTTGTTGTTATATACTTACCACGAGATCTTCGGATTCTTTGTCTTTTAGGGGATCGTTGTTTTGATCAGGTGTGTACACAATCGCACTGTCAAATTCAAAGAGTCTCAAAGCTACACCTCCCGTTGTCTTCGGTATCCACGGTAGTACATTAACCACGCAAGTTGAATCGCTGGCGAGAGCTTCTTCTGGTAAACCCAAGAGTTCAGAAGTTGTTTCAAAGTTTGAAGACAGGAAATCTCTCTTTAGTGCAACCTCTAACGTTGTGAGAACCTGAAAGAAGCAGTTTTCACAGAATCAGAATTGTCCACAAGATTACTATGAATCATTGCACCAGTTTGGAAATACGAACCTGATTAAGTTCTTCGGGGGAACTTGATGACAACAACTTCAGACCCCAAGATTTCCTATGATTCTCTGTCCAAAACGCTTCAAGTCCTTCGGGTGGAAGAGAAGCCTGTCCATCATGGCCAAGAAGAATTGCAATACCCATTAGCCCTAAAACCGATTTGGCCTTGGATACGTTAGTAAGTTATGTAATAAGTAAGGAAAACTCTAGAAAAACTCACTTCGACAAGTGCTAACTGAATCTTGAGTAGTCTTATTCTAAGAGGAGACGAGATCGAGCTACGCAAGATAAAGCCAGTATCTCCTCCTCTCGAATAATCACCGAGTTGAGCCACTTGGTCAGCAAAACACAACTCACCAACATCCGGACTAGCACGCATTTGTCCACAACTAGGACAGCAAATATCCTCGACTAAGTGTAGTTCCGCACAAGTTCTGCATATGCGAAAAAGCGGACTGCTTTGCTTGGCACCGTACTTAAATGCAGATAAGGCACCCGGATGCAGCATATTATCCCACATCCACTTTTCAAAACTCTGGAACCGTTGCAATACACTGCATCTCTCAATGGCGTTACTATCCCCTAGCTCGATCTTAAACGTCGTCGAGATCTCTGCAGTATCAAAATCCAAGCTAGAAGATACAGAACACAACCCGGGATTTGCTTCCACATTCTTCCTCACTGCTTCCTTGAAAGATGCTTCGATCTTCAGCAACATAAAGTGTAAATGTGATTCTCTTACACCGCGAACGTCTAGTGACTTTACCAAGTAATCAAAGTCCTCTTCGGAATCAATGAGCCTCCATCGGCCATCCTGAAGTTCCACAAATATTCTACCACAACCAGGATCATTTCGAGAGGCAGAAGCTGAAAACCGCCAATAGCGATTACGTCTTCGATCTTGACCTAACGGAAGCGACCTATATACATATAGCTCTTCGGCTTTATACCCAACATACGCTTTTAACTGTGCACGCAGCCTTTCACGGTCCGCTGTGTAGCCCCCTTGCTGCTGATACTGCAAATTCTCCATTCCAGATACATTGTCTTGCAACTGTAAGCTTGGTCCTGCGATCACGTTATTCACATCCATCTGTGGTAGACCCAACGGGTCCTGTGAGGAGATTGGAGTCACATCTGCTGATGAATTTTCTTGATTTCCAGAAGCAGGGGTTGAGCTATTAAGCCCCGGCTTTGCTGTTGGGTATGAAAGGTAATTCGCTCGAAGCAAAGACTCTTCTTTCCAGCGCTTGTCAAGTTGCACTTCACCCCACATCTGTTTCTTTAACGCACTCGCAACTTCCAACCGTTCCTTCACGCAACACAAAGAATCTAATTATGGTAAAAGAGTAAAGATAAATGCAAGCTCACGACTATTTTTcaagataagaaaataaatacctCGAGGGCGACTCGTATTGTGTTTCCTTCGATGGCAATACCAATCAGAGCAACAAGTGCATTTAAACGTTCCTCGCTGCTGAGATTCGAGTAATCTCCTTCTACGAGTCCTTGAACCCACTGTTCCCCAAGTTTGCTCTCGTCAAAACAAGCACTGTCTGCATCGTTTGCTACCGCATCCTCTAGAGATTGATCAACTAAAATGTCATCTCTTTTCTCATCTTTAATATCCTCAGGGAGAGAGGGAGTAAGAGGCAGTCCTGCTTTGGTCTTCCCATTTTCCAACACTGATTCAACTTTGACTGAGTTTTCTATATCCAGAGCATCAGGATCTTCCTTTTTAGGGTTCAAATCCATCTCTGGGTCATCTCCGACATCGCTTTCAGAGTCTTCATCTCTATCAGCGTCATCAACATCTTCCACATCAGTAATGCCGCTCTTGAATGCACGTATTCTCTCTCTCGCTTCAGCAAGTATAGTCTCAGCACCACCTGCTTCCTTTCTATAGGAAGCACGAACACAGTACGTAGAAGGAGCTACCCTCTCAAAGAGTTTTGTATCCCGTGACAACGCAGCAGCAACCGAGGCTTCAGGTGTCCTACTCGTCGTTAGATCCCTCAATCCTGATTTCTATGatcaataagaaagaaaacgaGAATGAAACACAACGGgagttaaataataaaatcaagaGAAACAATCTTTAGACCATCTttacctgaatcttctctgcaACATCAAGAATGGTCAAACCTTTTTCACCTTCGAGAGATAGAACATGAAATGCAGCAAATTTAACAGTGCCTGGAGTCAAACGATGCCGTGAACGTTTCGGATTAGAAAGTCCTCTTTCTTGCATCTTAGCAAAAGCATTCTCAGCTGCTACTCCTTTCCTTAGGTTGAAAATCACATTCTCAGAGTCGTTGGCCTGCACTTGAAGAGAAACAGAAATCACAATATAGtagaaaacccaaaattaacGGGATACTTTAAATTACACACCTCATTCTCATCATGAACAGATACAGTCTTAATGTTCCTTTTTTTCAGTTGTGGTCCTAACCCGGCAGAGAGAGCAAGTTGCCTCAAAATTTCAGGCCATGTAAAAACATTCAAGTTTCGTCTCCAGCTGCGTATATCAAAACCCCACGCATATGCCTAATCCCAAAAAAATTCATCATACTTTACATTAGGAGGAATAGGAGAAATGTCTACATTAGAATTGAAAGAAGTACTAAAATGGCGTAAACTTACACCCTCCACGACATGAGGATGACCCCCTCCAGGATTAGAAGCAGTATTCTGGTTTGCTCCAACACCGGTTAAAAGCGTTCTTGTAACACCCTCGATATCTTTGATAATGGTCTTCAAGAGAACAATGTGTATCTCTCCCATTAGCCGTGGATCCTACACGACCAACAAGGAAAAGTTTAGATAAGCAATCCTGTTTAGATCTAACCGTATCTGACttaagagagatagagagaaacaCTTACATAGTCATGGAATGCCTGAGCAAACTCGTCTAGGGTAAATGGCCAAAGACCAAAAACATCCGCGAAAGTGATTAAGAATCTCCACACCTAAACGATTTCaaccaaatttaaaaaacaagttAAGAGAGTGACTAAACTAAAGTCAGAAATCGTCTCAATGTATATAGTCAAGTTTGTTACTTCTGTTGAAATCAATGCATGAAAAAGTTAAGGACAAGTTAAATGGGAAAAAGTCACCATTAGAAGATTCGCAACATTCTCATCAGAACCATTCCATGGCTTGACTGTAAAGGGCTTTTTCAATTTTACAGATGATGGGGGAAATAGCACCTGCTTGTCTGAAAGAATATAATCCATGAGATGAATGTAAGCTGCAATTCTCAAAACTAGCtaaaaagaatcagaaaaagATAAATGACAGTTAAGATAGAAAGAGTTAATGATTCACCTCTATATTCATCAAGATTTTGTAGAGTTTCAAAGTCAAGAGCGAGCATTGAAGGCAATCCTTTGGTTAACGCAGCAACCTCCATGAGTTCTAAGCGTTCATCTTCAATAAGTTCCATAGATTCCTTTGCAATCTTACGAGCAATGGCCCTCTCGTTAGCAGCTTTAAGCCTTGCAACCTCTTTTTCTCTACGCATCTCTTCTTTTTGTCGCATTTTCTCAGCCTAATTCATAACACGAGGGTGCATgaggaaaaaatatttcaacCGAGTTCTCAAGAAACTTAAAGGTAGCGCATATTTCACATTACCctcattgtttctttcttcaagaACTTCTCTCTTCGCTGCAACTCTCGCATCTGCTCTTTCATAaacctctcttcctctctctgcCTTTCACGTAAAAGACGTTCTTCCTCTTTCCGTCTTTCACGATCTTGCCTCTCCATTTCTTTCCTTAATTGCTCTTCTCTCTGCATAATCAACACacacaatgaaaacaaacaacaaattacTGTTACTAAAGTATGTGCTTAgcttaaatcaaaacaaagaccTTTCGCCTCAGCATATCTTGTTTCTCAAGTTCTCTTCGGATTCTCTTCTCATGCGCCTCAAGTTCCCGAGATATTCTTGCTTCTTCATTCTACAGTGAATATATCAGGaagataaaaaatgatgatgacgatgaccAGCTTTATTTACAGAGCAAAAAATTCACAGAGAAAGCCTTTTTTACAAACCTTGCGTTTTCTCTCTAATTGCAaagcatcatcatcttcatcctcattaCCAACTTCTCTCTCTGATTTCACAAAAGGATCCTCATGAATCGGGTGATCATTTAAGTTTCTTTGTGCAGGAGTATCCATGTAGCTTTTCTGATACGGTGAGTCATATTCTGGCAAGTTAGGCGAATAGACATGCCCTGGCTTCCCTTGACGAGTTGCAAGATTCAAATTTGGTATCTGAGGTGAAATTTTATAGTCATCCCTATGTCCAGCAGACACCACTGAACCCCTCATAACCGAAGCATCAAGTGGAACTCCATAATGATGTGACGGAGAAACTCTTTCGGAATGATCAGTCCTTGAAGATGGCAGGTCAGGAAGGAACTGATATTCACGAATGGGCCTCACATCCTATAAAGAGAAGATGACAAATTACTGAgaacaaaggagaaaaagacttgAGTAGTAACTAGTAACAACAAATCACGAAACAAAACTAACTTTATTGGGTTTGACATCGGATCGAACATATAAGCTGGTCTCAAAAGCTTGCCTACTCGCTTTACGATGGCTTGGCATCTCTGTtccacaccaaaaaaaagtatacattTTCATTTCGGTTAATAAGTGAATAGCTAACTGAAACAACATTTGTATCAATTCCAAGAAGCGGAATGTAGTGTATACCAATAGGCATGCCAAATGCACCAGGGGGTAAAGGATCAAACTCCATTCCAAGAATGGGTCCGTTATCTCTCAAACGCTCTCCAAGTTGAGCCTCCATATAGCCAACAGCTCTAACCTCAGCAGAAGAGGGTTCATTAAACCGCCTAACAACAGTCACAACACCACTACCACTACCACCACTAACTCGAGCGGCTCTCCTAGAATCAAACTCATTTCCCGCCACCAAATCAGCGGCATTGACGGCTGGTTTAGGGGATTCAACAGCCATTGGTGTTGTTATCAACTCCTTACGCTGACGTTTGCTGCTAGGCGTAGTAGTAGTAGATTTCCGGTCTTTAAGACGGCGGTGACAAAACCACATCTGTAACTGCCTGTCTGAAAGATTCAGTTTCACTGAAAGATCCGCTCTTATAGCTTCCGAAGGATAAGGCTCAGCTGACCAACACAAAATTAAACActcactttaaaataaaataaaaataaaaattaagaaactttttaaagaagaatgagaaacaaGAAAGCAACCTGCATAAGTGGTTTCAAGAACTTCAAGCTGAGCAGCAGTTTTCATTTTCCGTTTAGACTTACTCTCACCACCTTCTTCAGGTGTTGTTTTAGTATTCTTCACAGTTGCTTCATCAGACCCACCTTCCATTTcctgcaaaaaaacaaacaaatccccAAAATCCCAAAATTAGAAACCCTAGAATCAACAACCActctaaaaaaaacatgaaattgactaCAAAAAAACTTACTTAATATTGGTAGTGAGAAACAGAGACACAGATCAAAAAAAGGTTGAGACTTTGAGGAGGAAACTAAAGAAAGATTTGTGGGTTTTGCTCAGAGAAGAACATAtctgaagaggaagaagaaccaCAAAGGGTTGGGGTTGGGGAAAggatttgattattttggtttgacgaaaaagaggagaagaagtaaagaagaataaaaatctgtccaccaaaaaagaaaagggaaaaaaaaaaaaaaaaaactttctctctctctctaatgcGAATGTGATTGGGAATTTTCacacaaataaaatcaaaaacattaaacattagCAATATCGACAAGATCATTAATAAAAACAACGAAGAGAAcacttttaatattaaaagaaataatacTAATAAGAAATCACGAAGAAGAACAGCAACTACTAAAGAACgaacaacaccaacaccaacaacagTGCTTCTTTTCTGACTATTCGTTTCTATcataatcacaatttttttttcttcttcctttggatatttttattgaaaaattattaaaaagaaatttgataTTGGATTGTGTGAATTGATTGAGAGacgaagaggaaaaagaaatgaaaaaaaaaaggtttttaaaaatttaatttttaagacTTTGGAGAGAGTTGTTTGGTGAATTGTCAGAtatgctcttttcttttcttttttcttttttttctttggtgggTTTTTGGGAAAATCGAGGGGGTTTGATTCAGGGCTCgcatttctctctctttgtttctctctctctcttgaaaattaaattttggtttttaaatatatattttttttctttcttcggACTTGTGTTTTGTCGCTTCTGTTTGGGTTTGGACCTGACGCTGCCATTTGGGTAATAAAACCGACCGCATATGTGTTTTGTGGTTCCATTGATTCGGTTCTTTTAAAAGCCCATTATCCACATAAGCCCATTTACAAGCTCGTTTACTTCATTATGCTTTAGGTCACTGACATTTCATTATGCTTTAAGGTCAATGAATGACATTGGCAAGCGTGAACTTTCAATTTACATGTTTGGTAATGGTACTAATGTTGTAATGTGAACTTTGTGTTTTTACCGCAACCGCTCCGCAGTGATGTGGAATAAGCCACACTCAAGAACACACACTCCCCTCATTGAGTTTTTAACATAGGATCCATGAACTAGAACCAATTCGAATACCCCAACAACGCTCATCATATAACAACAACATTGGTGCTTGGTTGTTACATTGACAATATGAGATAATTCAAATATCTTTCTTTCTatagcaaagaaacaaattacattCCATTGTAACaagtaacaaaaacaacacaacattACATAGAAAAACGAAAACTAGCTTCATGATTCTGATTCAGCTTCAGTCACTTTCTTAACCTTCTTCCTAAAGATGTAAACATCAGTTTCCTCGTAAGCATACTCATGATGAAGATGCTCATGAGGAACCTTCTCAATCCTAAAAACGACGTCGCACATCTCCCAAAACAGCTTATCAGCTTCCGGCGACCTAATCTGATACCCTAACAACACCGCACCATCATCCGCCAACAGCAACTCCATCGCCGTCACTAGCTGCCCTACAGATTCCTCGATATACACAACATCCGCCGCGATCACGAGATCGAACGGCGGATTCAACGCCGAGATCTGGTCTCTATTGTTCCAATAAACAACAGAGGCTTTAAGAGATTTACCTAGCGCCGCTTTGTTCCGTTTCAGATTGTGTTTTAGCGCCGGCATGACTGGTGCGATGTCTGTGAGCACGATCTCCGTTAGACCTAGTAGGTGAAAAGCCATCACTGCGACTCCGCATCCGGTTCCTAGCTCGACGCCGCGACGACGGCGGAAATCGAAGAGTTCGGCGTATGGATTCggagttgttgatgatgatgagtctaGTGTGGACCATCGCTCGGCGAATTTGGAGAGGATTAGTGAGCATGGCCATACGGATGTACCGACGTGCATCGAGCCATTGTCTTGTTGGATTGAGAGTTTTGTTCCGTTCACCGTCAGATCGATCACCGGAGAATCTGTAaatttcatttctcttcttcgatttttttttgttttcctctctctctcttaaacaCTAACTTTGTGGTGTGTATTGGAAATTAGGGCTTTCGTTTTATTTACTAATGGGCTTCTTTATGGGCTTGAATTTGTTATGTAACCCAACAGTTTTGAACGTTGAGATAAAAAGAATTTGAGTGGtggtttccttttgttttgttaggaTTTTTAACTtgggtttgatgatgatgatgactgatTAGATTGTGGTCGTCCAAGTGGCCAAAGCCGAACACAAGTAGTGATTTTTGTTCGCAATGGAAATAGACACATCGAACATGTAAGATCCACTACGCCATCATATACGAATTCAAAATTATACACTTCTACACAAGTTTCACATGTTTTGAACTAGTTATAAACTTATCATACATATACTTTTCGGCCGTAAAAGTAATGcacaacacacaaaataataatatgagatCATTGTAGTTGAATGTGTTTAGAACATAACCACTGTTAAAAGTGCCCTATATATACTGAGTTTGTGCAAACATTATTAGTAGGTTATACAAACGATGTCATAGACAAAAGCTAAAGTTTGGTGGTTGGTCTAATATTTTGTCCTAAATGGACAGTAAATCTAGTTGCCCTACATGTTTCTTTTAATGGGTCAAGTCAGGGATATATGCGTCTGTTTTTTCAACAATCAAAAATGTTCCTTTctcttaaatataattttaaagcACAAACCTCTTATTCCTCAAACTATttgggaattaaaaaaaaaaggagcgtAAACTATTATATCAACCTAACTTCAATTTTTCCctcttcaaatatattaatctgaATTTTATCTCACTTGCATAACTAACAAAACATTTACAGTTTTTCATCAAATCTTCAAACATTTAATATCCAATcaatttttaattgatatttgcCTCGTTATGTGTCATGACAAGAGATATAAAAGCAATTCCAACAGACCCTTAAACCCTCAAAACTTGAGGGTTTTTAGTTTCAATAGACCCTTAAACCTTTAATTTTAAGTGTTTGAATAATGAATCTTCAAATTTGAGGGTGCACTATTCAACCccttaaaattttatgtatatttcattTTAGCCTTTATAACTTTTCTATCTTACAAATATGTCTAAAGAAGTTTAATTGTTTGAaatctatctatataaattcaattgtttgatttatatctatatacattctattatttgaaatatatctatataaatttattatttgaatatatctatggaaataattatattaaataactttatattttacatgtagttttattttatatttttgatatatatatatattatatgttgttttatcATAGAAggtattgtattttattaatattgtttgatatattttttcattgtgtattttatatttatctatgAAAGTTTTGTGATTATAACAAATTATTAGTAAGATTGTGGACTATAATTTGAGGGTGTACCATTGGAGTAAATCACCTTCAAACctttattttgaagatgaaCTCCATTTAAAATGAAGACAttgttggagatgccctaagcTTGGTGTTGAGGCAAAATTAGGACGATTGACAAATAGAGCAGCCTCATATAAGTCTTCCCAAATATACCAACTAATTTACTTGGTAAGTGTAATACccgcaaaccatttttttggtattttggttagggtgtcaatcgacacagTTCTCGGACGGTTTGATCGGCtcgattttaatcgtccggtttgcgtgtttggtttagggaaagcTCTAAATTCGAGTTTATAAGCGAAAACTCGACTTCCTTCGTCCCTTTAGCCGTTTCTGTgagttttagagagaaaagaagaaaagagtgttccatagtctgttcttgaggtttttgggagtTTCCTTTGACCTGTGAGAGAGTTTCTTCCTGGAGAGTGTGGATCCAAGGCTAGggacgtggtgggaaggttgttgtggtggtagcttcgttgtttgggcttagatcttgttgtttggctaaggtgagtgcatgaccatggcttatctgagctaagatctctgtttctgtgatattgtggattgtttggttgtttgtattggttgtttgtgagtttttcgtagcttctgaggcttggattcgttcctgggatCGTGTGGgaaggagaagtttggaggcgagattcggagg harbors:
- the LOC104760525 gene encoding homeobox-DDT domain protein RLT2-like yields the protein MEGGSDEATVKNTKTTPEEGGESKSKRKMKTAAQLEVLETTYAAEPYPSEAIRADLSVKLNLSDRQLQMWFCHRRLKDRKSTTTTPSSKRQRKELITTPMAVESPKPAVNAADLVAGNEFDSRRAARVSGGSGSGVVTVVRRFNEPSSAEVRAVGYMEAQLGERLRDNGPILGMEFDPLPPGAFGMPIEMPSHRKASRQAFETSLYVRSDVKPNKDVRPIREYQFLPDLPSSRTDHSERVSPSHHYGVPLDASVMRGSVVSAGHRDDYKISPQIPNLNLATRQGKPGHVYSPNLPEYDSPYQKSYMDTPAQRNLNDHPIHEDPFVKSEREVGNEDEDDDALQLERKRKNEEARISRELEAHEKRIRRELEKQDMLRRKREEQLRKEMERQDRERRKEEERLLRERQREEERFMKEQMRELQRREKFLKKETMRAEKMRQKEEMRREKEVARLKAANERAIARKIAKESMELIEDERLELMEVAALTKGLPSMLALDFETLQNLDEYRDKQVLFPPSSVKLKKPFTVKPWNGSDENVANLLMVWRFLITFADVFGLWPFTLDEFAQAFHDYDPRLMGEIHIVLLKTIIKDIEGVTRTLLTGVGANQNTASNPGGGHPHVVEGAYAWGFDIRSWRRNLNVFTWPEILRQLALSAGLGPQLKKRNIKTVSVHDENEANDSENVIFNLRKGVAAENAFAKMQERGLSNPKRSRHRLTPGTVKFAAFHVLSLEGEKGLTILDVAEKIQKSGLRDLTTSRTPEASVAAALSRDTKLFERVAPSTYCVRASYRKEAGGAETILAEARERIRAFKSGITDVEDVDDADRDEDSESDVGDDPEMDLNPKKEDPDALDIENSVKVESVLENGKTKAGLPLTPSLPEDIKDEKRDDILVDQSLEDAVANDADSACFDESKLGEQWVQGLVEGDYSNLSSEERLNALVALIGIAIEGNTIRVALEERLEVASALKKQMWGEVQLDKRWKEESLLRANYLSYPTAKPGLNSSTPASGNQENSSADVTPISSQDPLGLPQMDVNNVIAGPSLQLQDNVSGMENLQYQQQGGYTADRERLRAQLKAYVGYKAEELYVYRSLPLGQDRRRNRYWRFSASASRNDPGCGRIFVELQDGRWRLIDSEEDFDYLVKSLDVRGVRESHLHFMLLKIEASFKEAVRKNVEANPGLCSVSSSLDFDTAEISTTFKIELGDSNAIERCSVLQRFQSFEKWMWDNMLHPGALSAFKYGAKQSSPLFRICRTCAELHLVEDICCPSCGQMRASPDVGELCFADQVAQLGDYSRGGDTGFILRSSISSPLRIRLLKIQLALVEASLPPEGLEAFWTENHRKSWGLKLLSSSSPEELNQVLTTLEVALKRDFLSSNFETTSELLGLPEEALASDSTCVVNVLPWIPKTTGGVALRLFEFDSAIVYTPDQNNDPLKDKESEDLVGLETNLLRNVPEKDVMETPVQGGYTQEDNWIDPGVGGVSSSGRGGRPARGRGRPRSRGSGGNGKKPAVSVSSSRPPRGAANTNGETMLRPRAQPRSKKNGRRSSTKGRKRPTKGTLGISNEVVGGRLAKEVAVTARTTLPDNEDDWIETPELQDDDGEASSSGRSFQYKDYDDDEVMAPMDDFDDAGESSKLVGRGEFSLHSDVEYEEEEEDEEEEEEEDMNTKMDVNYINDDSFGRREQPEISNDAARKRFMFDDPDLTSSSSSDYR
- the LOC104760526 gene encoding protein N-lysine methyltransferase METTL21A-like — its product is MKFTDSPVIDLTVNGTKLSIQQDNGSMHVGTSVWPCSLILSKFAERWSTLDSSSSTTPNPYAELFDFRRRRGVELGTGCGVAVMAFHLLGLTEIVLTDIAPVMPALKHNLKRNKAALGKSLKASVVYWNNRDQISALNPPFDLVIAADVVYIEESVGQLVTAMELLLADDGAVLLGYQIRSPEADKLFWEMCDVVFRIEKVPHEHLHHEYAYEETDVYIFRKKVKKVTEAESES